The DNA region GAAGGTTTATTCAGATGTTGGCCACTTTCCTGGTACTGACACTCTGCTACCATCTTAAATACAGTGTTTTTTCCAATTAAAGTGGAATTAGGCATCCCAATCAAGTTAGCCTGCTATTAAAGCCCCGGTTTATTAAATCGTTGTATTGTAGCCATATTATGTTTCACTGGACTGTAAGATCCAGGAAGAGTTTTGTAACATTGCCCGACTACTTGCAAAATGGGTGCTGGAGTAATTGACGGGATTATTGTATAGGGTCCATTAAAATAgcacaggatttttttttaaccaattcgAGGACCATGTTGGTCTGTGAGACTAAAAATTGGGGAAAAATaaacatggggggggggagggtcaatCCGGGGGTTCCGGGCAACTGATAGAAGTTTCCCAGTTTCAAAAAGGCTTCATATTTCTCTTTCTGGGCACCAATATATGAGCGGTAGCTGTAAGTTCAACATTGTCCTTTTAGACATGATGTTTACCCAGTCATACTTGATGCAAGAAAGTAAATAGATCAACTGAGCCAGAGTGCCGTTTAGCAGGATTAGGTTGCCATGGTTACGAGTTTGATGAGTTGTGCAATCTTAATTCAATACAGCAAGCCACTCTTTATTATATGTAGGACAGTCATAAGTTTTAATGTCAATTGAGTGTACTCTTCGGAGCGAGTTACAAACATCATCCATGCATTTCATGAACCCAATGGTGGCTTTTTTCTTTAGTGCTTTTCGAAACCGTTCGAGGTAAGTTTGATAGCACAACACCCCACTAACTCTGTGCATTCGCTGACAGAAAATTCCTTTAACATTTTCGGAATTGGACACCTGATTTCGATTTCCCACAACTAAATACTCTTTCTGCGTTTCCACTTGATAAGAAACCAACGGAACATATTCAAACATAAACTCTTGTGCTGTCAGCTTTAGTCTGGTTACAGCTTTAAGTCAAAATACATGTCCAGAAATGTGTTCACAAAATAACTTTTATTTCTATCAAATGCAAACACATAACTTTGACTGTTTACACAAAAAATAAATGCTAGAATCAACACGGGTCAGCACCAAGCTTCTATATACAATGCAAATGTATGAATGAACATTACACTACATCTTGTTGTAGCCTTTTTCTACATACAATTACAAATGCAGCTAGTTTCCTTTACGTTTGATATGTACACATTTCCCGACGTCTAGTTGAAAGAAACAGTTGGAAAAACAAGTCCTAACTCAAAAATCTATAATATATTTAACCTGCACCTTAACCAGGTACGTAGAACATTGTCCGCTCTTCTGTTAGAATATCGTATTCTCTACATATTACATTAATAATTTAGGATTAATTCAGTTTTGCTTATAGACATTACACTTGAGTAGCTAAGTACACAATCAAAGGAATTCTGTGATTATGGCTATGAATTACAATACCAGCGAAATATACCGTTAACAAAATTGCACGTTAGCACTTAATTGTACAATCATGTTTATTATTATTAAATATTTAACTTTCTCCTCTGCATGTTCTAACATAACCACATAGGCGCGGAGCAATTAATAACAATCCGGCCTTTGCTTTGTGAAATTTTAAGACGCCTCAGTGTTGCAACTTACTGTTTATCCGGGTTATTATTTACAACTGATCCGTAAAGTCCATTAGTGTATACTTGATCTTTGTGTAAGttggacctatctcgcatgagGTCGCTGAAGGCGTAATCCATTGGTGGACGAAAGCCCAGTGTTGGGACAAGGCCGGTTGTGGAGTAAGGCGTCATGAAAGCAAGTCCCCTACTATGGGCTGAATATGCTAAGCGAAGAGGATTGAGTCCTAGATGTGGCCCAATGGCATAGGCGTTGGGATCTGTAGTGAAATGGGCCGCATTGGGCTGCAGAGGTGAGAACGCGGACCTGTTGCCCAGAGTCCCAATGGCAGGAGGCACGGCCCCAGCGACCAGAGGTCGATGTGATGTAGGTCCTTGGACAGTCTGATGACTCCTGTCACGGTGCCAAGTTTCTTCGGAAACCTTTTCTTGCTCTCTGTTGTTGAGGATCTGCTCGATGGCTTGGACAATATCCCCTGCGCAACCTTGCAGAACCAGCTCCAGAACGCTTCTCTTGTGCGAAGGAAAGACTCTGGTTAGAATTTCAATGGGAGTCCTCTGACGGGCACCCGTGGAGGGGGTGCCATCTCTCTCGTCCTTTTCTGCCTCTGACCCAGAATCAGAGCCCAGTGGCGTGATGGTCCTTGGACTATCCTGTCCTTCTTTAAGAACCTTACAGATGGGAGAGCTAAGGAATGATTCTCCGTCTCCGTTCTCGGACCCAGATCCGTGGCGAATATCTGGCGATGAGGTCCCAGGCACACTGCCAGTCCCCGACTCGCTGTCCCCGACTATGGGCTTCACTAAGGACTGCTGTGGAGTTCCCGCCCGTGGCAATAAACTCTTTTGAAATAATTCGTATTTCTGGAGTTTAGCTTCTGCAAATCAAGAGATGCAAAATGTTTTAAACTATTGTAATCCAATGTGGTATTTCCCTGGAAGATTCTCCTACAGTCATTCTTTATAAAGACATGATCAGTTGTAAATAAGAAAGAAACAGTAGAATTCTGGAAGTTTCTGATGGCATGCGCAGGTTACATCTTTAACAATTAACAACTTGACATTGGTAATTTTATTTACCATGATGTGTACTGCGTTTGGATAAACTGCATTCAGAGTCAGAGGACAAAATATAACAGTAAAAATTCATAACAATTCCTAAGGTTAGATTTTTCAGAACTTGAAGCCGCTCCCCAAGtaaggagtgaatatttaaacatttttgtAAGCGCTCTATTTAAATGGTATTTGGAATTACTTTGCTTCTTACTCATTACTTTTAATTGAATAAGACGTTATTTTTCAAATTAAGGTCTGGTAAACGGCTTCTCCCATCGAACGAATCTGGTAACAACCCATTTGAAGATTTACTCAAGGAGGGAAAAACAAACACCGCGGTGTTTTAAGATTACACAAATTGTTGTGCAAATTATTCTGAAATAAACCAATTCTCCAGATATGTTAATTAGTTTCATGTATTGCTAAATTGCATTTCATTATTTCATAATGTGGATTTACAGGAAATAGCGTGTGCTGTAATCAAATGTTGTTAAACCGATTGCCTTTTATGTGTCTCGGTTTACATTTGGATAGGCAGGAAACTCACATTATTCCTATTCTTTTAGGCACCATAAAATGGTACAAATACTGTTTAATCTGTAGGCGGGAAgtggacagaaatacaacaatgTTCTCTGAAGAGAATGGATATCACCATCACTGAGATAATGAAATCCCAATAATTGGTCAATTACACGCCAATTTCCACAGCAGaaaaatgtctttttttaaatCTAAATCATATTGGTTGAAAATTTAGATTCTAAAACGGGCGAGGTATTCATTAAATCAGGTTTTACGTAGAATTACATTGCACACCCGCGGCCTAAGGAAAACTCCACTGAGTGTGAATGGCAGGAGAGGCCAGGGCAATGTGAACTTGTCTAAATCTTCTCTCAAACTCAAACTTCCCGAGTTCGTAAATTTGATCTTGAAAAACCATTACCTAATTAATTTGGAAATGTTAAAATAACTCATCAAAAAGGTACACATTGAATAATTATAAAGGTTTTATTatcatgttcttaaataaacacaAGATTTTTGAGGCAGAAACCTGTCTACAAAAACGGATTAATCATCTGGATTTTGAATTTATCTCTTTGGGATTAATTACTGTGAGAGTGAACAGGCAGTTTTCAATCGACAAGATAAAAGTTTTCAAACTTTTGGAAAATaaccttttttttttacctgtgTTACCCTCGGAGCAGACCGAACCAAACACGTCGTAAGAAGATCGGGACGGGATCATGCCGTTGGCGGCTGCGATTGCCAATCCTTCCGCCGTCCCGTACAGAAGTTGCAGCTCTCGGGCTTCGTTCTCTTCCTGTGCCTGCTGCCTCCTCAGGGCTACCTGAGCCGccatcactctctgcctctcggcGATCAGGGTGCACTTGGCGCACATGCAATCCTTCCAGCGACAGTAGCGTTTGTGGCCCTTCAGCGCTGAGACGACCCCGTGGTTTCGGCATCGGGCGCACTTGGGAGTCCTCGGGTACTTTTCGGTGGCACGTAGCAGCAAAGGCGGAGCGCGGAGGAGAGTTCCCGACACTGACACAGGTATGGCTGTCGGAGTAGTCTGGGCGGCAGAAAGCTCCGTGCGCAATTCCATTACTTTTCACAAGAGATTGCTGCTAAACTTGAAACGGTTGCTTCAGATTTCAATCTCCCCCCCTAAAAAAAAACCCCTCGTTTCTCAAACTCTGCTGGAAACCGGTGAGACCGCCACGTATTAATGCGTAGGGAAGGCACTAAGAGCTGTGTGGGAAGAAGGCGATGATATGTATGACATTAGCATTAATGCTGCTGGATACAGAGGCTCAATGAGTCCACACTCGCACTCTCCCTATTGTTACTCCTTACGTTTTCATTAGAATGAAATTGACAACATGTGGCGCCTGCGATTGGCCGAATGGCACGCGGGTGAAAGCACACTTCTGATTGGTTATGGTTACTGTTACCTAGTGTCCACCTGAACCCTCGAAAATAACCAAGTgaacattacaacagtgtctTATAGGTCCAACTGTTACCAAACCAAACTTGAACGGCTGTTTTTAGCCTTTATTTTATACTCAGTGCAGTTGAGAGACATTAAGGCTTTTACCAATggttacttaaaaaaaaaattaagttctACTTTCTTTTACAGGCAGTCGTTATCATGATGATGTAATTACCAAGTAACCCAGACGTTGAATTCTGGGTAAGTAACAAGTATACTTTATTAATTATTTCCTCTGCTGattgcaaaaggttttttttagatCAGTCTGCTGCCATCAACACATGCAGCTTTTGGAAGAAATAGCACACTTTAGTTTATATATTTGAGATCCGTGCATCCCAACTTAAACATTGCTCTCATTGTCAAATCGATTTAACTCATTGGTTGTAGACTGctttgggggggggaaggaaaaaTGCAATTTCTTTCAACCAGTTTTGATGAAACGAAGCAATTCTAACTTTAAAATTCGCACGAGACCATAATCATCGAATCAATAATTCGCCAGTAAGTTTAATATATCTTAAAATGGGTGATACTATCATTACTTAAGCGTGATTGTGTTAGAAGAAAGGCAAAGTAAAGTGATGTAGACCTGAAAAGAAATGAAACCCCTTTAAGGGCCTTGCTAATCTCTTCCGAGATATCCTGATATAACAAGTGAGAAAACAGTTAATGTCATGCATAAGTCGATGTCGTGCATCCAAAACAGTTTTACTTTTTcagtaattttttaaaactgcacTTTCGCCATCGTAAGACAACAAATAATTTTAGATGAAAAATTCCGCTGTTAGAAGTCTtctgccccctcttcccaaaGAAATAATCCAGCAATGTCCCGGGTGGAAGAGCAACGGGTGAATGATGAGTGAAGCAATGCAATCCACGTCGCTGCAGAGATACGCTCCCGGAAATGGCCGATGGGTGATTACTGTTGCTCCCATCTCCCCTCGTTTAAACATCATAAAATGTGCAACTTGATTTCATGACTCCCACCAAACCGTGTGGTTTTACCACCTCCGACTAAAGACACAAAAGGGACAGAATGAAAAGTGTTATTCATGTTCTCCAACAAGTGATCGGCTTCCTAAGTAACATACAGTTGCGAATCTGGGATAGTGAAACTCCCAAAATATCTGTCGCGCGTGAACTGCCTTGTTGAAATGTAAAAATAAATATTAGACTGAATTAATATTTTAAAGAGCTGTCTGTGATAGCTCCCTAATTAAGTGCGGCATTTCTATTAAAGCTTGCCATCCTGTGAAATATTTGAGTTATGTTTGACTATTTAAGGCAGATCCCAGCCACAAGCTGGATCAATGTCTGCTGGAGCTGAAAGATTTTGCCTTCAGAACAGCCGCGTCAAACATTCGAGTGCGCTTTATTTTGTTTTCATAATTGGTGATAATTAAGATTAATTGACAAAACATGCCTAGCTCTCCACCTGAGTGAATTAATTGTCCTTTACCGTTTGCAGCACAACACAGTATACCTAAACAATGTTACAAGGTTGCTGGAAACAACAGTCTAAACCGAGGGTAGCCGACATTGGCCGAAGCAACagccaaacaaaaaaaaatgctctGGATTTGAAAAGGTCCCGCCGAGATGCGAGTCTTCAAACTAACATAAATCAATCAGCTGCCAGACACCTCCTCCCTTATTAGAGCGGCCGGGCTAATTTAACTAGTAATTTCATCCGCCGTTCGCTTTTATTCACTGCAAGATGCATCGTTTAACCCGAATCGACTAGATTCTTTGGAGCAAATTTCGCGCCTCGATACCAAAGAATTGCGGGACGCGGTTTTAATTAAGAGGAAGCAAGGGCAGGATTACAGGTCTATGTGGTTATGTAATTCACGTGATATTGACTGCTAATTGGATATGTGAAATGATAAAGTCCTTGGTTTGGGAGAATATAATGTGGTTGTTTGGGTTTGAAAATCAAATTATTATGTAACGAGGAACGTTCCACTGGACGAATTAATCTCGCTTTCTGTAGGGGCTATCGGAAATGAGCAGGCTGACTGTCCTGCGGCAGATTGCAAACACTTTCTACACTGATCTTAACATTTTCTGATAGTTTGAGTACGCAGATGGCTTCAAAAATGTACCGGCAGCGTTGAGAACACAAGGTACTGAAATACGCAACCAGCCAGTCAGCATCCGTGAAGGGAAAATTAATTCAATATTTTCTGCCCGAAATTTAGGTATTTACTCATCCTTTTCAATCTCTTCGCGATTACAGACACTAAACGCATTCGTTTAAAAAGGCATCACGGCTTGTTTCAGGTTGATATGTTTTTTAGTGATGTAATTATAGCATCACTATAGCAATAAAGGGCCATTTCTcgattagttttttttaaaggcaATGGCCTGAAAGGTACAATCCATTTTTTAACCGTGCAATCTCTCATTTTGATTCAAAATCATAGATTTTGGTCAAAATCAAGCAGTGGGTGAGTTGTATACCAGGGAAAGTTTAAACACGGCTTAATCAAGACACGGGTTGAAATAACTTTGACAGTGAAATGACGTTGGTAAATAATCAGTTAAAAAGCAAAATGTCTATACATATTGTTACAAACGGTGGAGCCATAAAGTGAAGAAACATTGCAGTTTTTAGCTATGGTTACAAATGTTATTAGCATGACATGTTAGGAATGGAAGATAATACTCTGTATTTTGTGCTATAGAGGTAAACGCTGGGAACTGCTTACTTTTAATGGTCTATTTGTTCTTTTTAAAATCTAGATCTAAATTCATTCGTACCGGAAGGGTAAGACGAACTGACTCAATTGGTATCCTGTACAATCACACCAAATTGCGTCAATCAAAGTATGTCGACCGTGTGGCCATCGAAGAAAAATACTATTGCCAGTGTTTCTCCTTTTCGGAGTTGTTCTCCTGTAGGATCAGGCCGAGATCAGATATTGCTGAACCCTCCCAAAATTatcattaaaaaaacatttgCAGCAATATACAAATCAATATATCTACAACTAAATATGTATTAAAACAAGCTTATCTGCTTTAACGGAGAAATGTCGAGATGAATGCACTCACACCATTCAATAATAATGCTAGTTTACTGATACACAGGCTGTGTTGCTTTAAAAAATAACTCATCTATGGAGGCAGCCGTGTCCATTCCAAAGCATATATAATGTTGAAAGTTAGTTTCTATTTAATAAATGCGTTTATTAAAAAAAGATCAGGACTTATCAATATGCACCCTTTTATATTCTTTCTGctattttttttgaaaaaaaccaCATTGCAGGATCCTTTCAAGTGTGTACCTATTATATATACTCTTTCAAATGTACTAACACGTGTACACAGTTCGAATTTAACTAAATTACGTGTCTATCCTTTGAAAAGTTGTTATTAGTGGTTTTCTTCTTCTGGTAGTTATTCTCATATCTGCCTGTCAATTCAGTAACAAAACTGCCCAGTATTAATGCTTATGCAAGTActcttttttttctctgctgGAATTATCCGTAAGTGTTTATTATCCGTCCTCACTCCTTTTGACAGATGACAGTCCTCATGTACCTGCTAATGTAAGTGGTctttaaggtttcatttgttcCAGGGCTGTTCCATTGACTTTTTCATTGTTTACTGAATGAATCAGTGTAAGTAAATGCCATCTGTTTCCCGCTGGTTTAATCTGCACCTTTAATTACCCAGCCAAGAGTCTAATAGAGATGATATTAAACTAAATCTTTTTGACATTAAAAGTAATTATCTCAGGACGAATCTTACACGCATGAAAATTACCTCGAAGACATCCGATTTTGATGCTCGCTTTCACAAACGTCACTCAACTAGATTTACacaatatttaattttttttgcacACAGATATCATCACGCAGTTGATGTCAATGTGTTGATTACCATGTTTCAGACGGTTCGAATTACAacataaagattttttttaaggaTCATTGCTATCGTCCTGAATGTTACATATTGACAAAGTCTGCAAATTAAATCTACATTTCATATTTCAAGATACTGAATCTTATTCCGTGTCAATGCGGCAAATACTTAAGAAAGGGGATGTTTTGGTTTTTAAATCGCAgttatttttgttttgaaattcAATATCGATAACATTAGGAAACGAATTACGAATTACTTGAGCCATTCAGCATAGGATTCTTCATGCATTATGTTAAAACATGAAAAGAATCGAGTTATATAAGCAGCTGAAGTACACGCACCCTTTTGTATTGTACATGCAAACAAAACGTGTGCACACATCATCATGCACATACATAAGCATAAATGCAGCACTAACTGTCAAACTTCATCTTGTTAAATGGGTTAGCCTTTAGAAGGCGGTAGATTGTAAAAGCGGCTTTATATTTGGTTAACCCGTGTTTATTATGGTCTCGGTTTAAATCGAACCATAGTTTCAGTGTGACTGAGTCACTTCTTCCTTCAAACAATCCACCTTTGAACAAGTTATTCTTTCTCAGCTATTCTGGAGCAAATCCAGGAACATTTTCTTAAAACCCATAGACGATTGAGTTTTTCCAGGTTTTTAAATTTTCACAAAGGAAAAGATTGACCCAACATATGTAGCAGCATGTTGCTGACCCCGGCTCCCTAGTGCGGCATTCTCACAGCTTGCTGGCTGCTGCTGTCCCACCTGAAGGCTGCCCAGTCCCGGATTGCCATTGAGCCGCTCCCCGGAGCGGGAGCTGAAACAATTAGGTTACTACAAGGTTAGAGTAGCACATATAACATCAGATAAGCTTTGGGAAACCCAGCACTTATGCACGCTTCGTCTCCTAACTAAGTGTTCATTAGGTTGTTAACCTCTTTGAGAAGCAAAGGGCATGTGATAATGTCCTCTTCACAAATACAATCCTTCCCTTAAGGCAGTTCACAAAACATAAAAATAACTGCAGAGATACAGAACTGGACTATAtagttttttttagttttaatTATTTGTAGAACAACAAGGGaaatatttaatttaaatggtaatTATATTTTTCATCGGTGTACTGTGATTTTAATCGATACGTTACAATTAAAAGGCATGTGAAATATCGATCAACATGGCTACAAGATATCATTTTATAATGTTCATTTTGATGACTCTGGTTCTATTTTCAAAGGCTGTTTAAATCACGTTTACAATCTAATGCATATCGTTTGTTTAGATTTGTAATGCAACCATGTTTGATCCGCTGATATTGCATTGATAAACTGTTCTCTGCGTTATCATTTTCTTCACATCACCTCCAGCTAATTGCTGTTGAATGCAAATCAATATTCCCAACAAAATTCCATTTTAGGCGATTTATTAAAACACGCATTAGCATACGTGCATGTCTGTAATATATGTGCAAGGATTTAGGGTTTTGTACATTTAGATGGTTAAATTTGAGCTGGTTTTATCTAAATTTCTTAAAGTACAGAGTCCCACGTAACAAAGATCGCACATTGTTCTTATACGAGTTGGGGTAAAGCAACATCTGACAGAAGGCTGTCCATGCCCCAATTCATTCTGTTTAATCGCCTTCAAGAATCGCTGCTGGCAGCATGTCGGATCTCTTCAAGTTTAGAAAGTGAATGGCTTTTTAAGCAAACAGCCTCACCTTTAAAGAAATCCGCCAGTTCCGTTTAATAATGCTCTTATTTCTAATTGATGGATTTCCAGGGAAGAGCCCGAAATGAGTAACTCTGACCAGATTCCCACAGCTATTGTGTGGATTTTCGGTTCTTTTAGGAccatttctgtctctctctttatttTCCAACCCCTCGGGCATGGATTAAAGCGTCAGACAATTTTATCTTCGCACCTCTGCGCCGGTTAAAGGCACTTTGAGGTAATGTGAATAGGGGGCTTTAAGAGAAAAAAAAGTTGCATGTTATTATAACTGCACCACTGACCATTCTGAAAGGGGCTACGGCAACTGTAGGAACAAACATCTACAAAGTACTAATTGATCACTTAAAACGACGGACTGTGCACTACATCTTTCGGAGACTAGCTTCAAAACTGTTTACAAAGGAGATGCGTTGGTTTAATGCCTACACCAATAGCAATAGCACGTGTCTTTTTATGCAACTAAAAATAAGTTTATTTTAGGGTTAAGCAAAAATAGTGCTGGTTACTGCAATGAAAACGATCCTAATGAGATAATAATTCATAGGAGTATTTAATCTGGTCGTCCAAAGTAGTCAAATGTGATTCTCTTCAAAATTCATGAGAATAGCTGATCAAAGTTATATGTTAATAGCTGATTAaagttatatattaatgatacttatttcctctcttccttccccATGAAAACGATTTTCATTTCTTGTGCACCAGGTATTCGCTGTAATTAAAATTCAAACCCCGTCACATACATCTGCTTCGTCTTTGCCAAATGAATTGAAGAGGAAAAAAGATTGCATTTAGATCACAGATGGGTGCAGGTTTTGGAAGAAATTTGAGAAACACCATTGTCCGAAATCAAAACTCAATGTGTTCGCTGAAAGGAGTATTCTTTAGCCTTCGGAGTTGCATTAGACTTGTTTTTTAAACTTGAAGTGTTCCACACAATCACTCCAGTCCTAAATGTCACAACCATTCTGATTCCAAGCGTGGCTGATTCTAAATGTTATAAAAAGCTAAAGAAAAAGAGTACAATTATGAAGCAATAATTATGCTACTTAGTCCGCACGCCAAAGCTTCCAAGGAAGCCGTTCCTTGCAGCTTAGACGATCACCGTCCCTGCTAGCTCTTTCTTTAAAAGGAGGTGGGTAGATGTAGTTGCCAAGTAGCTTATCAGATTTACAGCTCCAATAGGAATGCAAAGGGTGATAGTAAAGACAATCCCAGACAACAAAACTTGAAGTTAATTATCTGGAGTTCAACGTAAAGATCATGAAATAATATACACCGACGTAGCTATTAACTCAAAGAATTCTCAATAACTAGGATTACAACCCATAGAAGAAAACATAAATGTACATCATATTACTCCGGagacttattttttaaaatacgGAAATGTCCAGAGATGCTTAACTTTAAACCAAAATCATTGCAGAAAATTACATGCCCGGCTTTGATTTGTACCGAATGTGTTTTCATTCGGTTTTGTATACCCTCCCATAATACTTTACCTAGCTAAACGCATTTGCTATTTCAATATTGAaattcatgaagggaaaatattgtatATAACTATTTAATTGTATGTACCTTATTTCTAATCACATACAAAGCAGAAATATGATTATAAATACCAATATCCTCCATAATTGCTCCGCGTGTTTCCTGTTATGTGTAGATTTAATTATATCAATATTAGTGTATGAATATGAATATAAACTTTTCTTTCCATTAAGACGTTGGCTTCCGATGGGAGATCAGTAACTGTTAATTTGAAATGAAAAAATAGGACTCGATACCCTAGCGTGTTGACATGTCCAGTATTTAATTAAAATGCCATCAATTTCTTGGTAATTAATTAGATGAGGCACAAACAAAGGTAAACAGTGTACAATTTTACTGTTAAATATTAACAGTTGAAAAAATAGCAGCAAATAGAAATATAAACTTCCCTCTCTGTTAGAAAGGCAGATGCAATGAAAACGGTTGTGGTTAAGGCTGGGAGGCTTCAATGTTTTTATCCTGTTCTATTGTATCAATATCAATTGAAACCTTGGTTAGTATTTAATAAATAAGCAAGCTAGCGTTGGAATTTTGTGTGTCAGAGTCAAGTTTGGTTTTACAAAATAAATCTTCTTCTTTAAGAAAAGCATGCAAGCCAGAGTTACATTGCCATTGTTTAAACTATAGCATCCACATCAAATTCTGTCTAACTCCATTACGTTTTAAACGAGACACTTATTGGATATAACGGATGAAAAACGATCTACGGTTTCCATTCAACATTAGGATGGTAAATTCtaaactac from Mustelus asterias chromosome 8, sMusAst1.hap1.1, whole genome shotgun sequence includes:
- the dmrta2 gene encoding doublesex- and mab-3-related transcription factor A2 — protein: MELRTELSAAQTTPTAIPVSVSGTLLRAPPLLLRATEKYPRTPKCARCRNHGVVSALKGHKRYCRWKDCMCAKCTLIAERQRVMAAQVALRRQQAQEENEARELQLLYGTAEGLAIAAANGMIPSRSSYDVFGSVCSEGNTEAKLQKYELFQKSLLPRAGTPQQSLVKPIVGDSESGTGSVPGTSSPDIRHGSGSENGDGESFLSSPICKVLKEGQDSPRTITPLGSDSGSEAEKDERDGTPSTGARQRTPIEILTRVFPSHKRSVLELVLQGCAGDIVQAIEQILNNREQEKVSEETWHRDRSHQTVQGPTSHRPLVAGAVPPAIGTLGNRSAFSPLQPNAAHFTTDPNAYAIGPHLGLNPLRLAYSAHSRGLAFMTPYSTTGLVPTLGFRPPMDYAFSDLMRDRSNLHKDQVYTNGLYGSVVNNNPDKQ